TGCGCCCACTTGCTCTTGAACTTCTCCTTGCGCTCGACCTCCTCACCCTCCGTGGCCTCTTCGAAGTCCGGGTCGATCGTGGGCCGCTCGGCTTCATCGAGCGCTAGCTTGGCGAGGCGGCTCTCGTAGTAGATCGGCACGGTCGCGCCGTCCTGCACGGCGCGCTGGATGTCGTAGACGCTGATGTAGTCGCCGAAGACGGCGCGCGTGTTGGCGTCCTTGAGTTCGATGGGCGTGCCGGTGAAGCCGATGAAGGAGGCGTGCGGTAAGGCATCGCGCATGTGGGCGGCGTAGCCGTCGACGAAGTCATACTGGCTGCGATGCGCCTCGTCGGCGATGACGACGATGTTGCGGCGGTCGGAGAGGGTGGGGTGCCGATCGCCCTGGGTTTCCGGGAAGAACTTGTGGATCGTGGTGAACACGACGCCGCCGGCGGCGACGCTGAGCAGCTCGCGCAGGTGCGCGCGGCTCTCGGCTTGTACGGGCGGCTGGCGCAGGAGATCGCTACAGCGCGAGAAGGTAGCGAAGAGTTGGTCGTCGAGGTCGTTGCGGTCGGTGAGGACGACGAGGGTGGGGTTCTCCATCGCCGGCTCGCGGATGATGCGGCCCGCGTAGAAGGCCATCGTCAGGCTCTTCCCCGAACCCTGGGTGTGCCAGACGACGCCGATGCGCCGGTCGCCGCTTTGCCGCCGGAGCTTGCGGCCCGTCTCGTAAGATGCCCTCGGGCTCGGCCGCTCTGGGGGGGCGCGGTGCAGCTCGGCCGCACGCAATGTCTCGTCCACGGCCACTTGCACGGCGTGGAACTGGTGGTAACCGGCCATCTTCTTGGCGATGCGGCCCGCCGTCGTCCTCGAATACGAGGAAGTCGCGCACGAGGTCAGGAAGCGCCGCGGCGAGCACAAGCCCTCGATCAGCGACCTGCAGCTCCGGCACGTGCAAGCCGGCAACCGTCGGCCGCGATCGTCCGCCACGGCTTGAACCACTCGCGCCCGGCGGTGAGCGTGCCGACGCGCGCCTCCAGCCCGTCGGAGACAGCCGGGGCGCGTTCGGCGCGAGAGGGACGGCACCTGGCGTTGTAGGTCTGGAGTTGGTGGTGCGCTCCAGATCGTGGCGTTCTCGTCGGCGGCGTTCTTCAATTCGATGACCGCCAGCGGCAGCCCGTTGACGAACAGGACGATGTCGGGCCGCCGCTTGTGCCGGTTCTCCACGACGGTGAACTGGTTGACGGCCAGCCAGTCGTTGGCGGCGGGGTCGTCGTAGTCGAGGACGCGCGCCTGGGCGCCGCGGATCTCGCCGGCGGGGGTGCGGTACTCCACGGTGACGCCCTCGACGAGGAGGCGGTGGAGGGCGCGGTTGCGGGTGATGAGGTCGGGGCCTTCGGGGCGGGTGAGCTTGCGGAAGGCGTCGTCGAGGGCTTCGGCGGGGAGCGCGGGGTTGAGGCGGGTGAGGGCGGTGCGGAGGCGGTGGGCGAGGAGCATCTGGCCGTAGTCGTCGCGCTCGGCGGCGGGTTCGCCGGGGGCGATGGTGGCGCCGTGGATCGTCTGCCAGCCGAAGTTGCGCAGCCAATCCAGGCTGCGTCTTCTACAATGGCCTCGTTGACGCCGCGAAACGTCATAGTTGACCGCCGGGCAACATGTGTTGCATATCTGTAGGCACGCTTACATGTCCAATTCGTGGCGCAACCGTTCGACTGACCATACCTGTTCGCAGAGACGCTGATACAATCCCTGACGCTGATCGAGGTCTGATCTCCGGAAATCGCTATGTGATTGGAAGGGTAGCTTGCGCCGCTCTACCACATTCACAAAGTTCGGGTTGCGAACATATGCATCTGGGTGCAGGGACTGCACCAACAGATTGTTCTTGATGTAGTGCTTGAGTTTCACGCTATAAGGCTGGTCACTATAGCTTTGATTCGTACCTCGAGGAAGCAACACCAATCCTCCAATACGATTTCGATACAAGTTGAAGTCCGCCTCGCTCTCAAACTCATCCTCATGTGTGCTTAAATCGCGTTCGCGCCTTTGTGGAACTATACTTGTCGAAGCTGCTCTCGCCACCACTCCAAACCTCGACGGCATCCGTGAGGCGCGCAAGAATGTGATGTACTCGTTGCTTGTTTTGTTGATGAAGGTAGAAGTCTCGCATACCATCAAAAGTCTCTCCTTGCGCGTCCATTTCATTAAGCGCAGAGATAAAGAACTCAACTATTCCTTGTAGATCCAGTGAACGCAGCGATACGATCCAATTGAAAATGCGCCCCTTTACTGCGGCACCGGCCGTAGTCTTAAAGTTGACAAAGCGTCGCGCTAAGAAAATGTCGAGGAAAGCCGAGACTACTCGTGTCTTGCGCTTCACGATATCGGCTGAGTCCTCTGGATTTAAGGCGCTGGTATTAGCGGATACTGCAATGTGAAACCGTTGTTTGCATTATAGTGAACGGACTCCAATCCTGACTGATGTGCTTCCTGAAATGAGGCCGCGGCGTGACGCATCAAGCCGTATTGACGCGCATAGAACTCGAAGTCCGAGATAGAGAAGCGATTGAAGTCCTGCGGGCCATTCAGTCCTATACTCTTGCGCTCGTCCGTACCCACTTATGGAACGCGGTAACGATTCACTCCCAGTCCTTATTCTCTTCGCCGGGCTTCGAGCCGCGAATTGACTTAGCATGCCGTGCTCTCAACCAGGACTTGAAGAAGTCACTGACATCATCCACGTCTGAGTCGGCGAGCTGTCGGATATGTTTCTGCCACAGTCCATTCAGCTGGTCACGGTCAATCTCATTGTCGATGTTTGCCAGAAGGTACCCCTTCAACATATCGGCAGGGCTCAATGATAATCCGCGATCATTCATCGTTTCGAATATTGTATAGGCCTCCTCATCTGTAAATGCTGTGATCTCCACGAGATCAACGCACTCGACTAGCCAATCGACGAAGAAAGGGAGAGGCCTGCCCTCAAGTCCTCAGAATAACTCGACGATGTCCTGATAGCGATCAAGAATGTTCTGTGCGGAAAGTCCTCGATCAGAGCCGTCGATTGACTCGGCATTGAACAACGAATTGAAGATAACAGTACGCTCCGGAATCTCCAGATTGAATGACTTGTGACCAAACTTCTTGCTAAAGATCATAGGGGTGACGTCAACGATATCAGGCTTGTCTTCCTGCATTACATGGAGATAGATCAACAGCAGCGTTAGAGTTGTTAGTCTCTGCTGTCCATCGATGATGTAGCGATTGCCGTTGCGATTGCAGACCACGATGGAACCCAAAAAGTAACGCGGATAGCCTTCAACCGACTTGCGCTCGTCTGACGGATTGTGTAGTGACGCCAAAAGTGGTTCTGTAGATCTTCCATTGGTTCCTGGACATGTCGACGCTGCCACAGATATTCGCGTTGATAGTAATCGATCAAACGTATTTCTGTCCCGCTAAGCAATTCACGCACAGACTTCGTGCGGGCGTCCGTTCGAGCGGGGGAATCTGACATTATTGTCTCCAGTTGAGCAAGTCGGATCACTCATGGCGTTCGCGCATTGTCCTTTAGAAACGCATGCTACGCCAGAGGCACCGAATCGAGCGCGCCGCTCGTGCGAGCCCCTTGGCGTCGTTCAGCCGCATCACCTCATCTCCAATGTCACCGACAGGCGTTCCGCATTCTCCGTGCAGACCGTGACGAAATACGCGCCGGGGCTGGAATAATCGTACCCCTTCAACCGGATCGACCGCCGATGATGCCGATCCGGCACGGGCGCCATCACGCCACCTCGGCGGCGATGCGTTCGGCGGCGGGGATGCGGAGTTGGCCGGAGATGAGCTTGGGAAGTAGCGCATCACGCAGGTCGGCAGAGTACGCGACTCAAAATACGACTGAGAAATGCGCGCCAAAATGGGCCGAACCACGTCATTAAACGCCCGCACGTACGTTCGGTGGAGGGAGGATCGCTTGCATGGAGTCCATCGCCCCCCCCCACACCGCATAGGGGATCGTGCTCCCCGTGGAATGCCTTGTAGCGAAATCAATCGTCGCGGGATCGTGCAACAGCATTGTCGCGAAGGCAAAGTCATCATTGCGCTTAGGATGGAGGACAAATGCCGTGGTACGAGTCGTGCCATCAAACGGTGCAATGCATACCTTATGGAGATGCGGCCGCATCGCCCCAAAGAGCAAGTCGTCCTTGTAGAACTTCGACAGGCTGCTCTGCGCCTCCTCCCCAGGCTTGCTAGTCGTCAGGGAGAGCGACTTCGAAGAGATGCAGTCAATTGGCACATATGGCCGTGCCGCTGTCTCGGCTGATGCGACACAGCGCTCTATTCGCTGGCGGAGTACGGCACCGAGCGTCCCAACCCCCCACCCCTCCGGAATCTCCCCCCCCTCCGACCCCACCAACCGCCCCGGAAACAACCCCGCCACCCCCTCCGGCAACCCCGTCCCCCGCCCCTCCGCCTTAGCCCGCACCGGCTCGAAGTCCACGAACCACGACTTGAACAGCGCCCGCGCCATCGCCTCCAGCGTCTCGCTCATCCGCCGGTTCAGCTCGATCTTGTCGTCCAGCGTGCAGAGGATGTGGGCGATGGCGCGTTGTTCATGCAACGGGCACCACCAAACATCTAGAGTTGCGAGATCGCTTCCGCGAATCCCCGATGCACCTGCGCCTTGTTCAACTATGCTTCGAATAGCAGCCTGGCCGTGGTGCGACTGCACCGCAAAGTAAGTAGAAGGACGGATCGGCTTTTCGAGGTCGAGTCTGACACGGGTCGTAGCGCTCGAACGTCACGCCAGTTCATCATCCTCTAGGAAGATCAGCGCCAGCCCCTTCCAAAACCAATGATTGCCTCGTCGGAAACCAAGTCACGCTTCTTTCAGCAGAAACCGGTCTGACTCTGACGCATCCAGCGGTACGCGATCCATGTGTGCATTGCGGAGCCGCGGATGAGCGAACAGTTCGCCCATGTTGACCATCTTGACCCCGACGCCACGTACGGCCTTTGGACGCGTCAGTCCGTTTCGCGTCGACTCCGGCAAGGACATCGAACCAAAGGGACGATGTTTCACCCCCATACCCAAGCCCCTCAGGTTCTCCGCAATCACCCCATCCAGCCGCGCCCCTCCGCCTGCTGCTCCCGCAACACCCCGCCAACCGCCGCATCTTCTCCTCAAACGCCTCCCCATCCTCCTCCACCGCCTCCGCCCCCACGTACCGCCCCGGCGTCAGCACATGTCCGTGCTTGCGCACCTCGTCGAGCGCCGCGCTCCTGCAGAAGCCGGCCACGTCCCCGCGGCTCGCCCGCCGCCTCCTCGCCCCGCCACGCGTGGTACGTGTCGGCGATGCGCGCGATGTCCTCGTCCGTCAGCTCGCGGTGCGTGCGGTCCGCCATGGGCCGAGCTTGCGGGCGTCGATGAAGAGCACCTGGCCGCGCCGGTCGCGGTACGAGCCGTTCCTGCGGTCGCGCGCCAGGAACCACAGGCACACCGGGATCTGCGTGGAGTAGAAGAGCTGGCCCGGCATGGCCACCATGCAGTCCACGAGGTCGGCCTCGATCAGGTTCTTGCGGATCTCGCCCTCGCCGGACTGGTTGGACGACATCGACCCGTTGGCGAGCACGAACCCCGCCACGCCCGCGGGCGCCAGGTGGTGAACGATGTGCTGCACCCAGGCGAAGTTGGCGTTGCCCGCCGGCGGCGCGCCGTACTGCCAGCGTTTGTCGCTTGCGCAAGCGCTGGCCGCCCCAGTCGGAGATGTTGAAGGGCGGGTTGGCCAGGATGAAGTCGGCCCGCAGGTCGGGGTGCAGGTCGTTGTGGAACCTGTCGCCTTGGGCGATCTGGCCCAGGTCGATGCCGCGGATGGCGAGGTTCATCCGGGCCAGGCGCCAGGTGGTGTAGTTCGACTCCTGCCCGTAGATCGAGATGTCCGCCTTGGCCCTGCCCCCATTGCCGTTGCCGCGTGCATGTGCCCGGATGAACTCCACCGACTGCACGAACATGCCCGACGAGCCGCAGCAGGGGTCGTACACCCGGCCCCTGTAGGGCTCGATCATCTCCACCAGCAGCTTGACCACGCAGCGCGGCGTGTAGAACTGGCCGCCCTTCTTGCCCTCGGCACTCGCGAACTGCCCCAGGAAGTACTCGTAGACCCGCCCCAGGATGTCCTTCGCCCGGCTCGCCTCGTCGCCCACCCGGATGTTTCTCACCATGTCGATGAGCTGCCCCAGCCGCTGCTTGTCCAGCGACGGGGCGCGTAGTCCTTCGGCAGCACCCCCGCCAGGGCAGGGTTGTCCCGCTCGATCCCCGCCATCGCGTCGTCGACCAGCTGCCCTCGCTGCCCTAGCCGGCCCGCCGCCGCCAGCCCCCCCAAATGCTGCCACCGCGCCTCAGGCGGCGCAGGGGGGGACCAAGGTTCAGTATGGTGTCCGGATCCCCGGGGGCGCGCCTGCGCCCCCTCCCCCCTCAGGCCGAGCGACCTCGAGCGTCCGCGAAACCTTCGGAAGATTAGGCCAGGGAGGACAGGCTGTACTCGACGGCGTCCTCCGGTGCTGCCGCGAGGCCTACTATCGGCCCATCTGCCAGGCTGCGCCTCGTAGCCGATGTTGGCGGCGGTGGGGCGGGTGTTGCCTCGCTTGATGGGCATGAATGAGTCCTACGTGTCGAGATTGCCTGTGGCTGCCGAATCATCGCACCTACTGCCCTGGCGGCGCAAGACGATCACCGGTCGCCTGCCAATCATCCGACAGGCCGCCGCGTGATTTCCGCGTAGGGGCGCTGCTTGCTGCGCCCTCGCTGGACATGCGCACCGACACGTCTTGCGAACCGGGGCGCAGCAAGCGGCGCCCCTATCGCCGTGCCTGGGGCGCGATCACGCCGAATTGGCGTTAATGGGGGACCGAGCTCGATGATCCATCAGGCGATATCCTGCACCGCGCTCACCATCTGCCGCCCGGTCATCGTCACCGGATTGCGCTACTTCGGCAGTACGAAACCGCGGCGCCCGCCCGTGCTGGATTCACTCCCGCTCGATGTGCTCCCCCGACTCCTCATCCGACGCCGGCGGGGTTTCCGCGTGCGGCCCTGCTTGCTCCTGAACCGTCCTGCGGAAATCGTGCGGCGCTCGGATGCGATTGAAGCGCTCCTGTGTGCCGCCCGTGCCTCCGATCGTAATGGAGCCGTAGTCCAGAATTCGTCCGAGCAGCGGCTGATCTACAGTGAGAGCCTCGACCTTTGCCAGAAGGATCTCGATGGAACGATGACGGAGAAAGCCGACCTTGAAGAGGACGCG
This genomic stretch from Candidatus Avedoeria danica harbors:
- a CDS encoding HNH endonuclease; this translates as MVCETSTFINKTSNEYITFLRASRMPSRFGVVARAASTSIVPQRRERDLSTHEDEFESEADFNLYRNRIGGLVLLPRGTNQSYSDQPYSVKLKHYIKNNLLVQSLHPDAYVRNPNFVNVVERRKLPFQSHSDFRRSDLDQRQGLYQRLCEQVWSVERLRHELDM
- a CDS encoding DUF262 domain-containing protein gives rise to the protein MAASTCPGTNGRSTEPLLASLHNPSDERKSVEGYPRYFLGSIVVCNRNGNRYIIDGQQRLTTLTLLLIYLHVMQEDKPDIVDVTPMIFSKKFGHKSFNLEIPERTVIFNSLFNAESIDGSDRGLSAQNILDRYQDIVELF
- a CDS encoding PH domain-containing protein, which produces MNYVDANLMPEEVVIYRTRLHWILFAGPVLATVVLAALWSAMSSADYVSDAGTSVFLVIAVLFGIAFLAGYIEYRSSEFAVTNQRVLFKVGFLRHRSIEILLAKVEALTVDQPLLGRILDYGSITIGGTGGTQERFNRIRAPHDFRRTVQEQAGPHAETPPASDEESGEHIERE